TACGCCTGGGCCACCTCGTAGGCGAACTGCCCCCGGTTGTCGGTCACCGTCCGGACCACTTCCCGGCAAAGCTTTTCCGCCGCTCCGGACTTGCCTTCGGCGAGCAGGGCCTTGGCCAGCCGCACCTGGAGGCCTGTCACGCGCATGTCCGCGGATACATAGTTTTTCCCGGCCAGGGCCAATCCCTTTTCATACTCCGCGCGAGCCGCCTCCGGATTGCCGAAGTCCAGGAAGAAGTCGCCCAGCAGGGCATGATATTGGTACAGGCGGTATTCCTTGTCGGGCTGGTCCCGCCAGATGGCGTGCGCCCGCTCCAGGTGCTTTTCCATTTTCGGGAGGTCGCCCCGAATCCGGTACTGGATGGCGAGAAGCAGGCGGATCTCGCTCTCGAACTTGAGGTCGATCTGATCCGGCTTCTCCAACAGCCATGATTCCAGAATGGCGACACGCGCGTCGGAGAGCACATATCGCTCCCTGTAGGCGTTGTAGACCTGTCCCAGGAACATCCGTTCCATCTTCGGAAATACCTGCGGCGGCAGCGTGGACTTCAACTCCTTGAACAATGGCTCCTGGATGGCCTCGCCCGACCCCAGGTCCCCGGCAAGGAACCTGTCGCGGCACACATAGATCAGGGCGAATGAAACGGTCCGTTGCCCCTGGTTGTCGAGTTGCGGCAACAGCCTAAGACTACCCTTCGCCGCCTTGAGACCTGCATCCGAGTCGCCCGTGGAAAAAAGCAGCTGGGCATATTCGGCCAGAAGCAGCGCCCGTATCTTGGGCGGCATCGACTTTTCCGCCAGCTCGACGCGCTCTTTCATGATGGGAAGCGCTTTTCCGCCATCCCAGTCGTGAAGCGCCTGGTAGTATTCCGTATAGAGCTCGGCGTCCCTGGCGGGCAATCCTTCGAGGGCGATCATGGGGATCTTGGCTTTGACGGCGAAGAAGCTCTGCGGGAGCTTGGCGGCCAGGGCCGGGCAGGCGACGAGCGCCGAGACGAGGCAGATGAGCCAAACGGCCGAAATCCGATATGTGTTCTTGCCACCAGGTTGCAACGCATCCTCCCCGATTATCTAATAGCCATTTGAATCAACATGCGATAACTACCGGTATTCTTGACTGATTAGAAGTGCCTCAATACCGTTTTGACGCATCGCTATCAAGGTTTCTTCCGCGACGCTCACCAAAGGAGTCGTGACGTTCGGCCGGAAGCGACATCGGTGCACAACTGCAACCTGAGACTCGACCTCCATTGTTGAAGCTCGCATGGTTACCGGATTCGACCCGTGGCTCATTTCTGCATTGATTGTGTGACTCGCAGCTCAGGCTGCAGAGACTGCCCCATCGCTCCCAGCGGCCTGACCGAAGCCTTCGGCAAGGCCGTCCGGGCCATTGAGATCGACATCGTTCGCAAGTATCCCCGTTTCGACTCCCAGGACCGTGAGGACGTCATCGCCGACGCCGTGGCGGGCGCCATCCGAAATTTCCCCCAATACGAAGGCCGCCGAGAGGCCAAGCTCGTTTCGTGGATAAAGGGTATCTATCGCAACAAGGTCATGGATCTTCTGCGCAAAAACTACGACATCACGCTCGTGGAATACGACGCCGGGGCTGACAACCGCGTCGCCATGGAGCACGAGGAAGAGGATTCCCTGGAAGGCTTGGTCTCCATTCTCAAAGAGATGGTCGATGGTACCAAGGAAAACTGCGCCAGGCTGTTTCTCTCCCTGCACGAGTATTTTCAGCAGGGCAGGACGCAAAAGGAAATGGCAAACGACATGGGCATGAAGTCCAACTCGCTGAACCAGAAGATCAAGCGGTGCAGGGAGTGGATCAGGGAACGCATCGGCAGGGAAGATTTTTGATCAAACGTGTCACTTTTTTCGATGCAGCCCGACTCATCGGATGAACGCTGCCTTGAAACCGGAAAACGGAGAGATGAATGACAGCCTTCTTGAACATGCATAAAGCGGAGATCGCACTCCAGAAGGAATACGCCTTCCCTTCCGCATTGTGCCGTTTTCTGGAATACGGCAGGGGCCGCCTTCTCAATTCCCCCTGCGATGCGCCGTCCCTGCCGGAAGCAGCGGATTTCGAGCCGCTGGTGAAAATGCTCGTAACGGCGCGGGACGCCTACGGCAGCGACCTCACCCTCGGCCTCGACGCCGGGGACGCCGAAATCGTCATTCCCCTGCTAGCGGCGTTTAACCTCGGCAACTACGCATGCGAAGCCGCCGACCACCTGACTGCTCCCGCGGACCATGCTCAGGACATCGCCATGGAAGACGTCTTCGAGCTGTCCGACGACATCGAGGATCTTCCTTTCGGCCGCCTGATCCCCTGCAATGAATTGCGCAGGGAACTACTCGGTCAAATCCCGCAAGAAAACCATTTCCTGTTCACGTGGCTGACGGAATGCGTGCAGTTCGACATCGACAGCCTGGAGCGCATCATCCAGACCTGGGACGAACTCTGGGACAAGACAGCCCCCGGGGACGACGCCGAAGCGCTCGTCCCGGTCCTGACGGCGATCCAGTCCGACACCGCGCTCATGGACCATCTCAAGGCCGAAGCTGGATTCCATACCTCCGTCATGAAGGCCGCAGGCGAAGTTTCACGCCAGCAACATATGGAACGCATTCGCCGCTCCGCCGAGGAAGGCCCCGGCATCATGGACCACCTCGTCTCATGGTTCCGCATGCCCGCCGTTTCCGGCGCGGTTGCCCTGGTACTCATGGTCGGCATCTATTTCGGCACCCAGGTCGGCAAGGACGGCCAGCCCATGCCTATCGGTGTGACCATGGAAATGCTTGTCTACCAGGACGGTCTGGCGGTTCGAGGCGGCGAAGAGACGAAACCGGATGTCCGCAAGCCCGGAGACATCCCGCCAGAAGAAGGTGACGCGATCCAGCTTCGATTCACGTTGGATGAAGAAGCATACATTTACCTTTACCACCAGGAATCCAGCGACAAGCGTGAACTTTTGTTCTCCGGCAAACTGGAAAAGGGAACGCATGTCTTCCCGGACAAGAGCAAACGCATGCGCATAGGGAAGCCGGGAGAGGATGAATATATCATTCTGATGGCTTCAGAAAGAGCCTTAAATAAGATTGATCAGACCAATGCAATGGTTAACAAGACAAATCAACCCGGTCTGATAATTATCGAACTCGAACTATAGAATTAAGTGTAGTCTATAATGAATACTTCAAAACTCGCCACTCTTACACTATTTATCCTGACACTCTCCTCTATTGCCTATTCTGGCACGTATGAAGACGGCATGAAGATCTATGAATCTGAACAAGAGAAACCATATGAAGAGATAGACTATACAGTCGCGTTTAATATGCTCATGGGTGAAGCGCAAAAAGGCGATCCAAGAGCGCAAACACAAATCGGTTTTATGTACCAAGTAGGGGCTGGAGTCCCCAAAAGCATCGACACGGCACTTGGTTGGTACAAAAAAGCGGCGGCACAGAACTACACTCAAGCACAACATCGTATCAGCGTCATGTACGGCCCATACGCTGACACCCCGAACCTCGAAAAAGCCATTAAGTGGTGCCGCATGGCTGCAGAGCAAGGATATGTGCCCGCTCAATTAGACCTTGGTTTTCTTTATTTAGATCTCACGAACAAAGGCATAAGAGACTATTCTGAATCAAAAAAATGGTACCTAAAAGTGTTTGAACAAGGAAAAGCCGAGGGAGCCAACGCTCTGGGAAATCTGTATAAAAGACAGGGGAATTATCCCGAAGCATTTAAATGGTACATGAAAGCCTATGACATGGGCGAGGCTTGGGGCGCCATTTTTTCGGCAGAGCTATATGAAGAACTCAAAGACTATTCTAACGCAATCAAATGGTACGCAATCGCTATAGATTTTGGAGAGTCGCAGGGAGCCATGAAGTTAGGAGCTCTGTATAAGAAGCAAAAAGACT
The Desulfovibrio sp. Huiquan2017 genome window above contains:
- a CDS encoding type III-E CRISPR-associated RpoE-like sigma factor; the encoded protein is MAHFCIDCVTRSSGCRDCPIAPSGLTEAFGKAVRAIEIDIVRKYPRFDSQDREDVIADAVAGAIRNFPQYEGRREAKLVSWIKGIYRNKVMDLLRKNYDITLVEYDAGADNRVAMEHEEEDSLEGLVSILKEMVDGTKENCARLFLSLHEYFQQGRTQKEMANDMGMKSNSLNQKIKRCREWIRERIGREDF
- a CDS encoding DUF4384 domain-containing protein; the protein is MTAFLNMHKAEIALQKEYAFPSALCRFLEYGRGRLLNSPCDAPSLPEAADFEPLVKMLVTARDAYGSDLTLGLDAGDAEIVIPLLAAFNLGNYACEAADHLTAPADHAQDIAMEDVFELSDDIEDLPFGRLIPCNELRRELLGQIPQENHFLFTWLTECVQFDIDSLERIIQTWDELWDKTAPGDDAEALVPVLTAIQSDTALMDHLKAEAGFHTSVMKAAGEVSRQQHMERIRRSAEEGPGIMDHLVSWFRMPAVSGAVALVLMVGIYFGTQVGKDGQPMPIGVTMEMLVYQDGLAVRGGEETKPDVRKPGDIPPEEGDAIQLRFTLDEEAYIYLYHQESSDKRELLFSGKLEKGTHVFPDKSKRMRIGKPGEDEYIILMASERALNKIDQTNAMVNKTNQPGLIIIELEL